In a genomic window of Methanosarcina horonobensis HB-1 = JCM 15518:
- a CDS encoding DUF7286 family protein, giving the protein MRLQIIEEVAAEIGSNPVVSGWIKKDRVRAVTAGYLNSLSDEELIEKFTTDQLAAELAAIIKTDIRKSHPLIDADELEAVLNRVDTDVRMGVANGICEVTVSKGKTLDALFGGIDGELKNMANETVDKYSGEVADKVTKRLERTMSAVPCGLPVMPPHWVFTVNVWTYEVIGRYEEFTVIDNDNEVIPKPYFGHKGQKYVRESSQVMHPFKKDKDGVALKLGNNEIITFHLTGYATTIVGPGPKGVGDKMGMANEKSEEYDNLVDELRGQI; this is encoded by the coding sequence GTGAGGCTTCAAATTATCGAAGAAGTAGCCGCCGAGATAGGTTCAAATCCTGTTGTTTCCGGTTGGATCAAAAAAGATCGTGTTCGTGCAGTCACAGCTGGTTATCTTAACAGCCTCTCCGATGAAGAATTAATCGAAAAATTCACAACTGACCAGCTCGCAGCCGAACTTGCTGCTATTATAAAAACAGATATTCGGAAATCACATCCACTGATTGATGCTGATGAACTCGAAGCTGTCCTGAACAGAGTCGATACTGATGTCAGAATGGGTGTTGCAAACGGTATCTGTGAAGTGACAGTAAGCAAGGGTAAAACACTTGATGCTCTTTTTGGAGGAATTGATGGTGAACTGAAAAACATGGCAAATGAGACCGTGGATAAGTATTCGGGAGAGGTGGCAGATAAGGTTACAAAAAGGCTGGAAAGGACAATGAGTGCTGTTCCTTGTGGATTGCCGGTAATGCCACCTCATTGGGTTTTTACGGTGAATGTTTGGACGTATGAGGTAATTGGCAGATATGAAGAATTTACTGTTATTGATAATGACAATGAAGTGATTCCTAAGCCTTATTTTGGTCATAAGGGACAAAAGTATGTGAGGGAAAGTTCACAAGTAATGCATCCATTTAAAAAAGATAAAGATGGGGTTGCATTAAAATTGGGAAATAATGAAATAATTACTTTTCATCTCACTGGATATGCTACAACAATTGTAGGCCCAGGCCCAAAAGGTGTTGGAGATAAGATGGGTATGGCGAATGAAAAATCGGAAGAATATGATAATCTTGTCGACGAATTGAGAGGGCAAATATGA
- a CDS encoding sarcinarray family MAST domain-containing protein has protein sequence MRRKIAIMGAILILFTSAASAYNSYGDIYEYNLYFNDKLLNTTEVPKPILKIGEPFDIKIDFITHKKCEMSIKLSEIENGYFVIVNGSTTKMNVYRADILEKDSTITYKWTVKPTEKWAGGSLPIDLVYQIDDFETKKSLVHGSFTIAYPYISNEHYKGEIPTSEEPQVSETESSPTSASTPAFTLAGAISVLALAFALFRR, from the coding sequence ATGAGAAGGAAAATAGCAATAATGGGGGCAATTTTAATTTTATTTACGAGTGCAGCATCTGCATATAATTCTTATGGAGATATTTATGAGTATAACCTATACTTTAATGATAAATTGTTAAACACTACGGAAGTCCCAAAACCTATTTTAAAAATTGGTGAGCCTTTTGATATTAAAATTGATTTTATAACGCACAAAAAATGTGAGATGTCTATCAAATTAAGTGAGATAGAAAATGGTTATTTTGTAATAGTAAATGGTTCAACTACCAAAATGAATGTATATAGGGCTGATATATTAGAAAAAGACTCTACCATCACTTACAAATGGACAGTTAAACCTACTGAAAAATGGGCTGGAGGATCTTTACCAATTGATCTTGTTTATCAAATCGATGATTTTGAAACAAAGAAATCACTTGTCCATGGCTCATTTACCATAGCTTACCCATACATTTCCAATGAACATTACAAAGGCGAAATCCCCACTTCTGAAGAACCACAAGTTTCAGAAACCGAATCTTCACCTACATCCGCATCCACTCCAGCCTTTACACTTGCCGGTGCGATTTCAGTTCTTGCATTGGCTTTTGCCCTGTTCCGCAGATGA
- a CDS encoding DUF7286 family protein, with amino-acid sequence MRSGVRHIAERKCIKRSFFKLSWFFQDTSAYIPYAVIGIFIVLAATFFSVYLMKMDSEVAETIYTTEKSNPRQTAINLAAADLVRCLNYAGMEALEWQGEHPVIIPDGSPVERFSEDNFMATPQNQNLEKGDTLQISINLPSDVWGRIESLWKNRNVILVINDSSGKQLKRMNYGKATGFLQKVSFNEHMEIPETAEAGYASIELYYGDELKASDWFQIEASPIKDITAEAFNQLLSTNYQANSHTFMEFAINVEPDIKPEQIQIRKVNGTLQREISPSDKNYMIYYVFEIPVLNYTLVDLESGETYNMSMNLSTLITSREPLLEELVREYETALGTSSSLDSTSNIVLGATNLRTFIYGPWQHYANGPLNILTNPALASSVNGATLYTQKKVFDSVDPLALTYATYYNGKVLYEDVCASGSPKMSSGLPNSTMLNSTVFNSTGSNTSMPSYEIDKGANLTTTYASLAQNKSFSLDVEEGIENSLVEANTSYDELSEYSEIKVSASDYTEGVLDGWVFNDHAWTEENPDLIHAVTNIVYTAPVQGQILRDGFNSPDPVTSTVIAGFDQDSVSYGGHTVSWDSDYFASGTHAGSRVPSYSWSQSVTNFYSKTLDPGIVPPRGKLKSWHITDASVRLNSVEITDVRVEPHYEYRANDKLIAEHRTDDGYLSREDHTFDWGIRYDIYYRIRTTWKINYDYTYTYVWHTVNRRADGTSSIESHSATSSGSNSETLSKADYESLFHTETESENLTVVYHQRPPTGGYTGISTYTDLIEREYRNTTLYTAGAERFDPCCSDAADKYRAAHVNLRAIESTFWAYPDRKYLPQRTVSCDIPPWLHRVMAEEVLVMLDAIEKDNPTFNYSLLESPGQDPTDLQVDTAEKLIFDLKANRETYVNKKQHLTSARKMYTSSDSARYIARNEAYNRLLEDIEQKNEKLDSNLDSYILDALEEKGLSTGAFDSVTSGPMTLFDNPAMEMAASALGKEMGIISTMTVTGEPESKYNWTENLTLIIDQKPNYLYHDPDFDLRREYELTDSRGRVTYPLGVRNTCIFTTNISEEIADAISSSGDYVKTETSRQLSQSIFTLNTEVNLLEQNLSEQGVFLDTARLDREVHNLRLIYAREMRFQITEEVVSEVSSNPVVSGWIKKDRVRTITAGYLNSFSDEKLIEKSTTDQLATELAAIIKTEIRNSNPPVGPDELEATLNRVDTDVRMGVANGICAVTVSKGETLDVLFGKIDNELKNLANETVDMCSGEVADKVTKRLDRTMATVPCGLPVMPPHWVFTVNIWTYELIGKYEEFTVIDNDNEVIPKPYFGHKGQKYVRKEDHIRHPFKIDTDGSSIWLGNNKPITFHLTGYSTTIVGPGPKGVGDKTGDGIEKSVMYDDLLTEFGG; translated from the coding sequence CAACCCCAGACAGACGGCTATCAACCTCGCCGCAGCTGACCTTGTCCGCTGCCTTAACTATGCCGGAATGGAAGCTCTGGAGTGGCAGGGAGAACATCCTGTGATCATTCCTGATGGCTCTCCGGTTGAGAGGTTTTCTGAAGACAACTTTATGGCAACGCCGCAAAACCAGAACCTTGAGAAAGGAGATACCCTCCAAATCTCAATAAATCTGCCCTCCGATGTATGGGGCAGAATTGAATCCCTATGGAAAAACAGGAATGTCATTCTGGTCATAAATGACTCTTCAGGGAAGCAACTCAAACGCATGAACTATGGGAAAGCTACCGGTTTCCTTCAAAAAGTTTCCTTTAATGAACATATGGAAATCCCGGAAACCGCAGAAGCCGGATATGCGTCTATTGAACTCTATTATGGGGACGAACTCAAAGCTTCGGACTGGTTCCAGATTGAAGCAAGCCCAATAAAGGATATTACGGCAGAAGCTTTTAACCAGCTGCTTTCGACAAATTATCAGGCTAACAGCCACACTTTCATGGAATTTGCTATTAATGTAGAACCTGACATCAAACCCGAACAGATACAGATAAGAAAAGTTAACGGGACTTTACAGCGTGAAATTTCCCCTTCTGATAAAAACTACATGATTTACTACGTTTTTGAAATCCCTGTTTTGAACTATACTCTTGTTGACCTCGAATCCGGAGAAACATATAACATGAGTATGAACCTCTCTACCCTTATTACTTCAAGGGAACCTCTTCTCGAAGAACTTGTGAGGGAATATGAAACCGCACTCGGGACATCTTCAAGCCTGGACTCAACTTCGAATATCGTTCTTGGGGCAACAAACCTCAGGACCTTTATTTACGGTCCCTGGCAGCATTATGCAAACGGTCCTCTGAATATTCTGACCAATCCTGCCCTTGCAAGTTCGGTTAACGGAGCTACACTCTATACTCAGAAAAAGGTCTTTGACTCCGTTGACCCTCTTGCCCTTACATACGCCACTTACTACAATGGAAAGGTCCTGTATGAAGATGTCTGCGCTTCCGGTAGTCCAAAAATGAGTTCAGGTTTGCCGAATTCAACTATGCTTAATTCAACCGTGTTTAACTCAACCGGCTCGAATACCTCCATGCCCTCATATGAAATAGATAAAGGCGCGAACCTCACAACCACCTATGCCTCCCTTGCGCAGAATAAATCCTTTTCGCTGGATGTGGAGGAAGGTATAGAGAACTCCCTTGTTGAAGCAAATACCTCCTATGATGAGCTTTCCGAATATTCTGAAATAAAAGTTTCAGCCTCAGACTACACAGAAGGAGTTCTCGACGGCTGGGTCTTCAATGACCATGCATGGACAGAGGAAAATCCTGACCTCATCCACGCAGTCACAAATATTGTTTACACGGCTCCTGTCCAGGGGCAGATCCTTAGGGACGGCTTCAATTCTCCTGACCCGGTAACTTCAACAGTCATAGCAGGGTTTGACCAGGATTCGGTTTCATATGGCGGGCACACGGTCAGCTGGGATTCTGATTATTTTGCATCGGGCACGCATGCAGGATCGCGTGTGCCCTCTTACTCATGGAGTCAATCTGTTACAAACTTCTATTCCAAAACACTGGACCCTGGAATCGTTCCTCCAAGAGGAAAGCTAAAAAGCTGGCATATCACGGATGCCTCTGTTAGATTGAATTCCGTAGAAATAACTGATGTAAGAGTTGAGCCTCATTACGAGTACAGGGCTAATGACAAGCTTATTGCGGAGCACAGGACTGATGATGGCTATCTCAGCAGAGAGGATCATACCTTTGATTGGGGCATCCGTTACGATATCTATTACAGGATCAGGACAACGTGGAAAATAAATTATGATTATACCTATACATATGTCTGGCATACAGTCAACCGTCGTGCAGACGGCACATCATCTATAGAATCACATTCTGCTACATCAAGTGGCTCGAATTCTGAAACTCTAAGCAAAGCCGATTATGAATCCCTTTTCCACACTGAAACTGAATCCGAAAACCTGACAGTAGTCTATCACCAGCGACCGCCTACAGGCGGCTATACAGGCATATCTACCTATACTGACCTGATAGAAAGAGAATACAGAAATACAACCCTTTACACAGCCGGTGCAGAAAGGTTTGATCCCTGCTGTTCAGATGCCGCAGATAAGTACCGGGCTGCTCATGTGAATCTCAGGGCAATCGAAAGCACATTCTGGGCTTACCCTGACAGGAAGTATCTTCCGCAGCGCACAGTCAGCTGTGATATTCCTCCCTGGTTGCACAGGGTAATGGCTGAAGAAGTGCTGGTAATGCTTGACGCCATTGAAAAGGATAACCCCACGTTCAATTACTCTCTTCTGGAGTCCCCAGGCCAGGACCCGACAGATCTTCAGGTGGATACTGCCGAAAAACTGATTTTTGATCTGAAAGCAAACCGGGAGACCTACGTAAATAAAAAGCAGCATCTCACATCAGCCAGGAAGATGTACACTTCAAGTGACTCCGCTCGCTACATTGCAAGAAACGAAGCCTACAACAGGCTGCTGGAAGATATCGAGCAGAAGAACGAAAAACTGGACTCTAACCTGGACTCCTACATCCTCGATGCCCTTGAGGAAAAAGGTCTCAGTACCGGTGCTTTTGACAGCGTAACCTCAGGCCCCATGACACTTTTCGATAACCCTGCAATGGAAATGGCTGCCTCTGCCCTCGGAAAGGAAATGGGCATTATCTCCACAATGACAGTTACCGGTGAGCCCGAAAGTAAATACAACTGGACAGAAAACCTGACTCTTATTATTGACCAGAAACCGAACTATCTCTACCATGACCCGGACTTCGATCTCAGGAGAGAGTATGAGCTTACAGACTCAAGGGGCAGGGTTACTTATCCTTTAGGTGTTCGTAATACCTGCATTTTCACAACCAATATTTCCGAAGAAATTGCAGATGCCATATCCTCAAGCGGCGATTATGTAAAAACCGAAACTTCCCGACAACTCAGCCAGAGCATTTTCACCCTGAACACAGAAGTTAACCTTCTGGAACAAAACCTCAGCGAACAGGGAGTTTTTCTGGACACAGCCCGCCTTGATAGGGAAGTCCACAACCTGAGACTGATATATGCGCGAGAAATGAGGTTTCAGATTACTGAAGAGGTAGTATCCGAAGTAAGTTCGAATCCCGTTGTTTCCGGCTGGATCAAAAAGGACCGTGTCCGTACAATCACAGCAGGTTATCTTAACAGCTTCTCCGATGAAAAATTGATCGAAAAATCAACTACAGACCAGTTAGCAACTGAACTTGCTGCCATTATAAAAACAGAAATTCGGAATTCAAATCCTCCAGTTGGGCCTGATGAACTTGAGGCAACTCTGAATAGGGTCGATACTGACGTTAGAATGGGCGTTGCAAATGGCATATGTGCAGTAACAGTAAGTAAAGGTGAAACTCTTGATGTTCTTTTCGGAAAAATTGATAACGAGCTAAAAAATCTAGCAAATGAGACTGTGGATATGTGTTCTGGAGAGGTAGCAGATAAGGTAACAAAAAGGCTGGACAGGACTATGGCAACTGTCCCTTGTGGGTTGCCGGTAATGCCTCCGCATTGGGTATTTACGGTTAATATATGGACGTATGAATTAATTGGTAAATATGAGGAATTTACTGTCATTGATAACGATAATGAAGTGATTCCTAAGCCTTATTTTGGACATAAGGGTCAAAAATATGTGAGGAAAGAAGATCATATAAGACATCCTTTTAAAATTGATACTGACGGAAGCAGCATATGGTTAGGAAATAACAAACCAATAACGTTTCATCTTACTGGATATTCTACCACAATTGTTGGACCCGGACCAAAAGGAGTTGGAGATAAAACTGGAGATGGGATTGAAAAATCGGTAATGTATGATGATCTTTTGACAGAATTTGGAGGATAA